A single genomic interval of Zingiber officinale cultivar Zhangliang chromosome 4A, Zo_v1.1, whole genome shotgun sequence harbors:
- the LOC121970983 gene encoding KH domain-containing protein HEN4-like: MDEKRYAKQTSGNFRKRPRDQFDNGKRKKHNSNRDHGSTNKPIDTIYRILCPVKKIGSVLGKGGDIVNALRDETHAKIRVADAITGADERVIIIFNYPSQSEENNPGQDTENSDKNDLEDMLPHCPAQDALLKIHDRIAADEILRGGVVQERTESDDIVTARILVPKNQVGCLLGKGGNIIQQLRTNTGANIRILPPDHLPPCAMGSDELVQVSGVPSIAKKALYRISALLHQHPNKENPSLEDIIYASTRGSYRSDSSIPAPLPQGNRVWSPYYSDVRDPSTVSRFNSYPDEPSRYPSGSFSRNSFQEGEMAEEFSMRILCATVKIGGVIGKGGTNIRQLEQQTGARIQVEDTAPDAEERVINISCKEVPWETRSPTIEAALQIQNKTSSNSDDDAITTRLLVPSSKVGCILGQGGDVITEMRRRTRADIRVYSKDDKPKYTSANEELVQISGPRDFAWDALVEIASRLRARTFRSGNSSANPAPAGPFRGVPPFERIPHRGAPSAGNADLGSARPGHFRGYITERYPDRGISSSSMFESEKSVGYDYRKAYGQSYEAPYYHSPAAAGYTNYNAPAEPKIPYGGAPSVGRADISNFDIRQAPGARVKSHNPMLGVPENVMDMHGPSEYSRPGQGGHLPPPYMSSGSQGILPSQQSIRPY; this comes from the exons ATGGATGAAAAGAGGTATGCAAAGCAAACATCAGGAAATTTCAGGAAACGGCCCCGTGATCAATTTGATAATGGGAAACGAAAGAAACACAATTCTAACCGTGATCATGGTTCTACTAATAAACCTATTGATACAATTTACCGCATCCTTTGCCCTGTTAAAAAGATTGGTAGTGTTCTGGGTAAAGGAGGTGATATTGTTAACGCCCTTAGAGATGAGACCCATGCAAAAATAAGGGTTGCAGATGCTATTACCGGTGCAGACGAGAgagtaattattatttttaattacccATCCCAATCTGAAGAAAACAATCCTGGTCAGGATACTGAAAATAGTGATAAAAATGACCTAGAGGACATGCTACCCCACTGTCCTGCTCAGGATGCTTTACTCAAGATTCATGACAGGATTGCTGCAGATGAGATTTTACGTGGTGGTGTCGTGCAAGAGAGAACTGAATCTGATGATATTGTTACTGCTCGAATTTTGGTCCCAAAAAATCAAGTTGGATGCCTTCTTGGCAAGGGTGGAAATATTATTCAGCAACtgcgaacaaatactggtgcaaATATTCGCATATTGCCTCCTGATCACCTTCCTCCATGTGCCATGGGCAGTGATGAGCTAGTACAG GTATCAGGAGTGCCATCTATTGCAAAGAAGGCTCTATACAGAATATCAGCTTTGCTGCATCAGCATCCTAATAAAGAAAATCCGTCTTTGGAAGATATCATATATGCCAGTACCCGAGGTTCTTATCGTTCAGATTCATCTATCCCAGCTCCATTGCCTCAGGGAAATCGAGTGTGGTCTCCGTATTACTCTGATGTCCGTGATCCATCAACAGTCTCAAGATTCAACAGCTATCCAGATGAGCCATCGAGATATCCTTCTGGTAGTTTTAGCAGAAACAGTTTCCAGGAGGGTGAAATGGCAGAAGAATTTTCCATGAGAATTTTGTGTGCTACTGTGAAGATTGGTGGAGTGATTGGCAAGGGTGGGACCAATATCAGACAATTAGAGCAACAAACAGGTGCTCGTATTCAGGTTGAGGATACTGCACCTGATGCTGAAGAACGTGTGATCAATATTTCATGCAAGGAG GTTCCATGGGAGACAAGATCTCCTACAATCGAAGCTGCTCTTCAGATTCAAAATAAGACAAGTTCGAACTCTGATGATGATGCTATCACAACACGGCTTCTTGTCCCATCAAGTAAAGTTGGTTGCATACTTGGACAAGGAGGTGACGTCATAACAGAAATGAGAAGACGAACTAGAGCAGACATTCGTGTTTATTCCAAGGACGACAAGCCAAAATATACATCTGCAAATGAAGAACTAGTACAG ATTTCTGGACCTAGAGATTTTGCTTGGGATGCACTTGTGGAGATTGCTTCAAGGCTTAGAGCAAGAACTTTTCGAAGTGGGAATTCTTCTGCTAACCCTGCACCTGCAGGTCCTTTTCGTGGGGTTCCTCCTTTTGAAAGAATTCCTCATCGAGGTGCACCATCAGCTGGAAATGCAGATTTGGGTTCTGCACGACCTGGTCATTTTCGTGGTTATATTACTGAAAGATATCCTGATAGAGGAATTTCATCATCTAGCATGTTTGAATCTGAGAAATCTGTTGGGTATGATTACCGGAAG GCTTACGGACAATCATATGAAGCTCCATACTACCATTCACCAGCTGCTGCTGG GTACACTAATTACAATGCCCCTGCTGAACCTAAGATTCCTTATGGTGGGGCCCCTTCAGTTGGCAGAGCTGATATAAGCAATTTTGATATTCGTCAG GCCCCTGGAGCGAGAGTCAAATCGCACAATCCTATGTTGGGTGTTCCGGAGAATGTCATGGACATGCACGGTCCTTCAGAATATTCAAGGCCAGGACAGGGCGGCCATCTTCCACCACCCTATATGTCTTCCGGAAGCCAGGGCATACTGCCGTCTCAACAATCAATTCGCCCGTACTAG
- the LOC121970984 gene encoding synaptotagmin-5-like isoform X2 codes for MACNGFLQQVMRLEFDWDSVDMSILLHAKLAKPLIGTARIIINSINIKGDLLLRPILDGQAVLYSFESTPDVRIGVAFGSGASQTLPATELPGVSSWLVKLFTETITKLLVEPRRHCYSLPIVELHKKAVGGVLSVTVVSASNLGRNNIMVNNSETHRNFSGSSQLSGNFGNKTLVEVEIGNLTRRTTVSNGLNPRWNTTFNMMLHGESGILKFHLYEWNQSGVSLNYLTSCEIKMKYVADDSTMFWAIGQGSGVVAKQAENCGTEVEMTIPFEGFSQAELTVKLVLREWQFSDGSIILNKSANSTPQLSADSPHYLQTRTGRKLKVTILEGRNLTTKDKSGKCDPYVKLQYGKAFYRTKTIPNTTNPVWNHNFEFDEIVGGDEYLKIRCYSAEIFGDENIGSARVNLEGISDGSSRNVWIPLEKVNSGEVKLLIEALKNDENESSKNPGMKQGSGWIELVLIEAKDLIAADIRGTSDPYVRVHYGNLKKRTKVIYKTLTPQWNQTLEFPDTGSPLTLHVKDHNALLPTYSIGHCKVEYEGLPPNETVDKWIPLQGVKNGEIHVRITRKIPEPQKKSNSDSVISPFGKAHEISTKIRDVVKKLQGLVEDGDLEALSLAFSEVESAEDEQEEYMIQLEREKFMMINKINELGHEITRTASSPPNIQY; via the exons CAAGTCATGCGATTGGAATTTGATTGGGATTCTGTTGACATGAGCATATTGTTGCATGCTAAGTTGGCAAAGCCATTAATTGGAACAGCTCGTATTATCATCAACAGCATTAACATCAAGGGAGAT TTACTCTTAAGACCAATTCTTGATGGTCAAGCTGTCCTCTATTCATTTGAATCAACTCCTGATGTCAGAATAGGTGTTGCATTTGGAAGCGGTGCTAGCCAGACACTTCCTGCTACAGAGCTACCTGGTGTTTCCAGTTGGTTG GTAAAGCTTTTCACGGAAACAATAACTAAATTGTTAGTTGAGCCTCGCCGCCATTGCTATTCTTTGCCAATCGTGGAGCTACATAAGAAAGCTGTTGGAGGTGTCCTGTCTGTTACCGTAGTCTCAGCCAGTAATTTAGGCAGGAATAACATAATGGTCAACAATTCAGAAACTCACCGAAACTTTAGTGGAAGCAGTCAATTGTCAGGAAATTTTGGGAACAAGACATTGGTTGAAGTGGAAATTGGTAATTTAACAAGAAGAACAACCGTTAGTAATGGTTTGAACCCGAGATGGAATACTACCTTCAATATGATGCTACATGGAGAAAGTGGAATTCTCAAATTTCACCTTTACGAATGGAATCAAAGCGGTGTGAGTTTGAACTACTTGACCAGCTGTGAGATAAAG ATGAAGTATGTTGCAGATGATTCTACAATGTTCTGGGCGATAGGACAGGGATCTGGAGTGGTGGCAAAACAAGCTGAAAACTGTGGGACAGAAGTAGAGATGACCATTCCATTTGAAGGATTTAGCCAAGCAGAG TTGACAGTTAAGCTTGTTCTTAGAGAATGGCAATTTTCAGATGGTTCTATTATCTTGAATAAATCTGCGAATAGTACCCCTCAGCTATCTGCTGATAGTCCACACTACCTTCAGACAAGAACAGGAAGAAAGCTTAAAGTAACTATACTCGAAGGAAGGAATCTGACCACTAAAGATAAATCTGGGAAATGTGATCCCTATGTTAAGCTTCAATATGGAAAG GCTTTTTATCGAACAAAAACCATTCCTAATACTACAAATCCAGTGTGGAACCACAACTTTGAATTCGATGAAATAGTAGGAGGTGATGAGTATCTCAAGATCAGATGTTATAGTGCAGAGATCTTTGGAGATGAGAACATAGGAAGCGCACGAGTGAACTTGGAAGGAATTTCAGATGGTTCGAGCAGGAATGTCTGGATTCCTCTAGAGAAAGTTAATTCTGGTGAAGTGAAGCTCCTAATAGAAGCACTGAAAAATGATGAGAATGAAAGTTCAAAG AATCCTGGAATGAAACAGGGGTCTGGCTGGATTGAACTAGTACTCATTGAAGCTAAGGATCTAATTGCTGCCGATATAAGGGGAACAAGTGATCCCTATGTGAGGGTACATTATGGGAATTTGAAGAAACGAACTAAG GTTATCTACAAAACATTAACTCCACAGTGGAACCAAACATTGGAGTTTCCTGACACTGGCAGTCCCTTAACTTTGCATGTTAAGGACCATAATGCTTTGCTGCCGACATATAGTATAGGGCATTGTAAAGTTGAATATGAAGGCTTGCCACCAAATGAAACAGTCGACAAGTGGATTCCTCTTCAAGGAGTAAAGAATGGGGAGATCCACGTGAGAATAACAAGAAAAATACCAGAGCCACAGAAGAAATCCAACTCGGATTCTGTTATTTCTCCATTTGGCAAAGCACATGAGATATCTACAAAG ATAAGAGACGTGGTGAAGAAATTACAAGGACTAGTTGAGGACGGTGATCTAGAAGCGTTGTCCCTTGCTTTCAGTGAAGTAGAAAGTGCAGAAGACGAACAGGAGGAATACATGATTCAGCTCGAAAGAGAGAAGTTTATGATGATCAACAAAATCAACGAACTTGGTCACGAGATCACAAGAACGGCCTCTAGCCCCCCCAACATACAATATTGA